In Stieleria varia, one genomic interval encodes:
- a CDS encoding thioredoxin family protein: protein MKMTVVHCLLVLCSSAVLLAACQAGEEAPFAAAESSDVSTDARHGGSVGTRVNNRYHAARNGDVLLTTATANAHSQGPTLITLGAGDDLRRHLNGSHRRVILDFYADWCGPCKQQGRVLHEIEHVAADANALIIKINVDQHKDLAEIFSVKALPTVMVYGRRTILQRRTGLTSAEVLTSWVH from the coding sequence ATGAAAATGACCGTCGTACATTGCTTATTGGTGCTCTGCAGCTCGGCAGTACTCTTGGCGGCCTGTCAGGCCGGAGAAGAGGCTCCGTTTGCAGCGGCAGAATCATCTGACGTCAGCACAGATGCGCGTCATGGTGGTTCAGTCGGAACGAGAGTGAACAATCGGTACCATGCCGCTCGCAATGGCGACGTGCTCTTGACGACGGCAACGGCGAACGCTCACTCGCAAGGCCCCACATTGATAACGCTCGGCGCGGGCGACGATTTGCGGCGACATCTCAATGGTTCGCATCGCCGAGTGATCTTAGACTTCTACGCCGATTGGTGTGGGCCCTGTAAACAGCAGGGACGTGTATTGCATGAAATCGAACATGTGGCAGCGGATGCAAATGCTTTGATCATCAAGATCAATGTTGATCAACACAAGGATTTGGCGGAGATCTTCTCGGTGAAAGCTCTGCCTACGGTCATGGTGTACGGAAGGAGGACGATCCTTCAGCGACGCACAGGACTGACCAGCGCTGAGGTGCTTACGAGCTGGGTTCACTAG
- the arsS gene encoding arsenosugar biosynthesis radical SAM (seleno)protein ArsS (Some members of this family are selenoproteins.), translating into MPLFRQKIRECGIDGLKATGIEILQINVGKVCNQTCTHCHVNAGPTRRESMSRKTAEAVIDVLSRTGIPTLDITGGAPEMNPNFRWLVEQAHALGRRIIDRCNLTILVAGGFRDLPEFLAEHNVEVVASLPCYLEENCDSQRGDGVFRRSIEALRRLNSLGYGLPRSEHKLSLVYNPIGLSLPPRQEQLEADYRRELRTRYGIEFTHLQTITNLPISRFLDDLLKQDRLDEYLQLLIDNFNVATVGGLMCRTMISVDWQGRLFDCDFNQMLDLELSGQCPRTIHDFDFGKLANRAIKTGRHCFGCTAGCGSSCQGAILAGGESPVTNIQY; encoded by the coding sequence ATGCCGCTTTTTCGTCAAAAGATTCGCGAATGTGGAATCGATGGGCTGAAAGCCACCGGCATCGAAATCCTGCAGATTAATGTCGGAAAGGTTTGCAATCAAACTTGTACGCATTGCCACGTCAATGCTGGACCAACTCGTCGCGAAAGCATGTCTCGCAAGACGGCAGAGGCGGTCATCGATGTGCTTTCGCGCACTGGCATTCCCACGCTGGATATCACAGGGGGGGCACCGGAGATGAATCCCAACTTTCGGTGGTTGGTTGAGCAGGCCCACGCACTGGGGCGACGAATCATCGATCGCTGCAATCTGACTATTCTGGTGGCTGGCGGATTCAGGGATCTTCCAGAGTTTCTGGCCGAACACAATGTGGAGGTTGTTGCCTCGTTGCCTTGTTATCTCGAGGAAAACTGCGACAGCCAGCGAGGTGACGGCGTCTTTCGCCGCTCCATTGAGGCATTGAGACGGCTCAACAGTCTCGGCTATGGACTTCCCCGATCTGAGCATAAACTTTCGCTGGTCTACAATCCCATCGGCCTATCACTGCCCCCCCGGCAGGAACAGCTGGAAGCGGATTATCGCCGAGAACTACGAACTCGCTACGGTATTGAGTTTACGCATCTGCAAACGATCACCAATTTGCCCATCAGTCGCTTTTTGGACGATCTCTTGAAACAAGACCGACTGGATGAATACCTGCAACTGCTCATCGACAATTTTAATGTCGCAACCGTTGGAGGATTGATGTGTCGAACGATGATTTCGGTCGATTGGCAGGGCCGCCTGTTTGATTGCGATTTCAATCAAATGCTCGATTTAGAACTGAGTGGACAATGCCCACGAACGATCCACGATTTTGACTTCGGCAAGCTTGCCAATCGTGCGATCAAGACAGGCCGACATTGTTTTGGATGCACTGCAGGCTGCGGTTCGAGCTGTCAGGGCGCGATTCTTGCTGGCGGGGAATCACCAGTAACGAACATTCAATACTGA
- a CDS encoding peroxiredoxin-like family protein: protein MVRSVILASLAASLIVTSTAGGGEPSIAKSAEQTKPIEQGTQIPDATLWDAKGEETTLKRLTEGKTTVLVFFRGGWCPICTRHTAQLIKAYPQIQSKGAQLVAISPDSPASTSNNKAKNSIPFAIYSDSDLKASKAFGLAFQVDDATVKKYKGFGIDLESASGRDHHALPIPAVYIVDATGKIVFAHSDLDYKNRLDPASIIEKLP, encoded by the coding sequence ATGGTCCGCTCCGTAATCCTGGCTTCTCTGGCAGCATCTCTCATCGTGACGTCGACCGCAGGCGGCGGCGAACCTTCCATTGCCAAATCGGCTGAACAGACCAAGCCCATCGAGCAGGGGACGCAAATACCTGATGCGACCCTCTGGGACGCCAAGGGAGAGGAGACGACACTCAAGAGACTGACGGAGGGCAAAACGACGGTACTGGTGTTCTTCCGAGGCGGATGGTGCCCTATCTGCACGCGACACACAGCACAATTGATCAAGGCTTATCCGCAGATCCAATCCAAGGGAGCACAGTTGGTGGCAATCAGCCCTGACAGTCCGGCTAGTACATCGAATAATAAGGCCAAAAACTCCATTCCATTTGCCATCTACTCGGACTCCGACTTAAAGGCATCCAAAGCCTTTGGCCTCGCTTTTCAAGTCGACGATGCGACAGTGAAAAAGTACAAGGGCTTCGGGATCGACCTGGAATCGGCTTCGGGGCGGGACCATCATGCCCTGCCAATCCCCGCCGTTTATATCGTCGATGCGACTGGCAAAATTGTGTTCGCACACAGCGATCTAGACTACAAGAACCGTCTGGACCCCGCTTCGATCATTGAGAAACTCCCATGA
- a CDS encoding ABC transporter permease, whose amino-acid sequence MMRPYLELDFYHVALATSLVLVNGVISVLMQLKLERTLLIASVRTVVQLLLVGYLLSYIFRLQHWAPVIGVGAVMTLIAALTAAGRGPHRFAGMRAVAITAVWISAWSVTGFALLVVFRDLEKWYQPQYAIPLLGMVLGNTLNGISVGLSSFTQNLSSQRDRIESLLAMGATRWESAQSSMRDAIRTGMIPIINSMMVVGLVSLPGMMTGQLVSGMAPMQAVKYQIVIMFLIAGATTLGTVGVVCLSFLRLFDTSHRLRRERITTRKQ is encoded by the coding sequence ATGATGCGTCCATACTTGGAGCTCGATTTCTATCACGTCGCCTTGGCCACCTCACTGGTCTTGGTCAACGGCGTGATCTCGGTGCTCATGCAACTCAAGCTTGAGCGGACGCTGTTGATCGCCAGCGTGCGGACCGTCGTGCAACTGCTGCTTGTCGGATACTTGCTATCGTACATTTTCCGGCTGCAGCACTGGGCTCCGGTGATCGGCGTGGGGGCCGTGATGACGCTGATCGCTGCTTTGACGGCGGCCGGCCGCGGCCCACACCGTTTCGCCGGGATGCGGGCCGTTGCGATCACGGCCGTTTGGATCAGCGCTTGGTCGGTGACCGGATTCGCCCTACTGGTCGTCTTCCGCGATTTGGAAAAGTGGTATCAGCCGCAGTACGCGATCCCCCTGCTGGGCATGGTGCTGGGAAACACGCTCAACGGAATCTCCGTCGGCTTGAGTTCCTTCACTCAAAACCTGTCCTCTCAGCGAGATCGAATCGAAAGTTTGCTGGCAATGGGTGCGACACGCTGGGAGTCCGCCCAGTCATCGATGCGTGACGCGATTCGAACGGGGATGATCCCGATCATCAACTCGATGATGGTCGTCGGTCTCGTCAGCCTGCCCGGCATGATGACGGGCCAACTGGTTTCCGGAATGGCGCCGATGCAAGCGGTGAAATACCAGATTGTGATCATGTTTTTGATCGCCGGCGCGACCACGCTGGGAACCGTCGGCGTGGTTTGCCTCTCTTTTCTGAGGCTTTTCGATACCTCTCACCGATTGCGGCGAGAACGCATCACGACGCGCAAACAATAG
- a CDS encoding DUF547 domain-containing protein, translating into MKCMSISFCLVPLAAVCALLIPSQQAAAGTKVSVGASVAPVQQVSVDQIDHRSWDALLKRYVDQNGNVNYQAWKQSAADQQALDTYLSHLSAANPNAQASSAAKLSFWINAYNAVTIKGILREYPTSSIRNHTAKLIGYNIWDDLLLTVGGKPYSLNQMEHEVLRKMGEPRIHFAIVCASISCPRLLNEAYTADRLDEQLSTNSRNFFSNQRNFRFDAQRQQFQLSAILEWFGEDFGANQASQLQRIAPYLPQGPAQQLASQGRGSVSFLEYDWGLNDQATTRTARR; encoded by the coding sequence ATGAAATGCATGTCAATTTCATTTTGCCTGGTTCCGCTGGCGGCTGTGTGTGCGTTACTGATTCCTTCTCAGCAAGCGGCGGCGGGAACGAAGGTTTCCGTTGGCGCGAGCGTTGCTCCTGTGCAGCAAGTATCGGTCGATCAGATTGACCACCGAAGCTGGGATGCGTTACTGAAGCGCTACGTTGACCAGAACGGTAATGTGAACTACCAAGCATGGAAACAGTCAGCGGCAGATCAACAGGCCCTTGACACCTATTTGTCACATTTGTCCGCTGCCAACCCCAATGCCCAAGCGTCATCAGCGGCCAAGCTCTCGTTCTGGATCAATGCTTACAATGCGGTCACGATCAAGGGAATCTTGCGTGAATATCCGACGTCCAGTATCCGCAATCACACCGCAAAATTGATCGGCTACAACATCTGGGACGATCTGCTGTTGACCGTCGGAGGCAAGCCTTATTCATTGAATCAGATGGAGCACGAAGTTTTGAGAAAGATGGGCGAGCCGAGGATTCACTTCGCGATTGTTTGCGCCTCCATCTCCTGCCCGCGATTGCTCAATGAAGCTTACACCGCAGATCGTCTCGACGAACAACTGTCAACGAACTCGCGGAACTTCTTCTCCAACCAACGAAATTTTCGATTTGACGCGCAACGTCAACAGTTCCAGCTTTCCGCAATCCTGGAGTGGTTTGGCGAGGATTTCGGTGCAAACCAAGCATCCCAACTTCAACGAATCGCTCCCTACTTGCCACAAGGCCCGGCACAGCAACTCGCCTCTCAGGGCCGCGGCTCCGTCAGCTTCTTGGAATATGACTGGGGCCTGAACGATCAAGCGACCACGAGAACAGCTCGCAGGTAA
- a CDS encoding adenosylmethionine--8-amino-7-oxononanoate transaminase — protein sequence MGFDKASDRTPAWQSASREHLWMPYCQMQTAPLPTPVARTEGVFLILSDRRRLIDGLASWWSACHGYNHPHIVESMTRQLHCMPHVMMGGIQHQPAATLATRLAAILPGDLNHVFFSDSGSVAVEVAMKMAIQFHRNLGDRQRTRFVSFAHAYHGDTTGAMSLCDPQRSMHAHFGDALLQQHSLPIPDSPERLEQFDEFLTRHGEQIAAVFIEPLVQGAGGMRFHSADVLTEIDRSCRKHGVLWVADELATGFGRTGTMFAVEQAGVVPDIICLGKALSGGAIGLAATVARDGVYQAFLSDDPSKALMHGPTFMGNPLACAAANASLDLFETEPRLEQVSQIESQLVTALEPCRNLSNVVDVRCKGAIGVVQVDRLHQLDQLRQHFVDAGVWVRPFGDCIYLTPSLTITADELTQLTEAFVTVTTQWSSNAS from the coding sequence ATGGGCTTCGACAAAGCATCCGATCGCACTCCGGCATGGCAATCCGCCTCGCGCGAACACTTGTGGATGCCCTACTGCCAGATGCAAACGGCACCCTTGCCGACGCCTGTTGCTCGGACCGAAGGCGTTTTCCTCATTCTCTCCGATCGACGTCGGTTGATCGATGGTCTTGCCTCTTGGTGGTCCGCATGCCACGGATACAATCATCCGCACATCGTTGAATCGATGACACGGCAATTGCACTGCATGCCACATGTGATGATGGGAGGCATTCAACATCAACCGGCCGCCACGCTGGCAACGCGATTGGCGGCGATCCTGCCGGGCGATCTGAATCACGTCTTCTTCTCGGACTCCGGCAGCGTGGCTGTGGAGGTTGCGATGAAGATGGCGATTCAGTTTCATCGCAACCTCGGAGACCGACAACGAACACGTTTCGTCTCATTCGCCCATGCGTATCACGGCGATACCACGGGAGCGATGTCATTGTGCGACCCTCAACGCAGCATGCACGCGCACTTCGGTGACGCCCTGCTGCAACAGCACAGCCTGCCGATACCTGACTCGCCAGAACGGCTTGAGCAGTTCGACGAATTCCTGACGCGGCATGGAGAACAGATCGCAGCCGTTTTCATCGAACCCCTGGTCCAGGGCGCCGGCGGTATGCGTTTTCACTCCGCGGACGTGTTGACCGAAATCGATCGCAGCTGTCGCAAGCATGGTGTGCTGTGGGTCGCGGACGAATTGGCGACAGGATTCGGACGAACCGGCACAATGTTCGCGGTCGAACAAGCCGGGGTGGTGCCGGACATCATTTGCCTGGGAAAAGCACTTTCGGGGGGCGCGATCGGCTTGGCCGCTACGGTCGCCCGTGACGGGGTCTATCAAGCGTTCCTGTCTGACGACCCCAGCAAAGCATTGATGCACGGCCCGACTTTCATGGGCAATCCTCTGGCCTGTGCAGCGGCCAACGCATCGCTCGATCTGTTCGAAACCGAGCCTCGTTTGGAGCAGGTTTCTCAAATCGAATCCCAACTGGTCACAGCACTGGAACCCTGCCGCAATCTCTCGAATGTGGTCGACGTCCGTTGCAAAGGAGCGATCGGGGTCGTCCAAGTCGATAGGCTGCACCAACTGGATCAGTTGAGGCAACATTTCGTCGACGCGGGAGTCTGGGTGCGTCCCTTTGGAGACTGCATCTACCTCACCCCCTCACTGACGATCACCGCAGACGAACTCACACAACTCACCGAAGCCTTTGTCACCGTCACCACCCAATGGTCCAGTAACGCATCATGA
- a CDS encoding glycosyltransferase family 61 protein — protein MNRLPCSSPQKRSSAGRPSIGRPSIGHSIDALDAASHYPIRPPKNIQPVDDWMFDNLAGGCALPETSVTTYHQITVPGRGPIRWQGEYLRECFATDDGPAEFYRRRKHWRAFAESLVRPKSRMTNPALCITDNWSCGYFHWICDALPRLLLAEQVRSTAELTLLLPAAAKRYGFIRDSLDAFDLADVRQLSRFQRVHCDELVLPSHAAVTGTFRPDLIDAMRDRFWKHVSAGSTDGTAAPCTRRVFLSRRDANRRRVVNEAELASVLTNHRFDSVAADSYSWREQVELFSSTSHLVSIHGAGLTNMIAMPPAGRVLEIRDRVDLTPNCYVTLATAAGQDYYYAFSDRVNPQQCVHHGDVRIDPAELDRSLDQMLNDPVSEFSYRRMRTSANTPRTENRPTPLHSS, from the coding sequence ATGAATCGGCTCCCCTGCTCCTCGCCCCAAAAACGCTCGTCTGCTGGCCGCCCCAGCATTGGCCGCCCCAGCATTGGCCATTCGATCGATGCGTTGGACGCTGCAAGCCACTATCCGATTCGTCCGCCCAAAAACATCCAGCCCGTCGATGACTGGATGTTTGACAATCTCGCGGGCGGCTGTGCCTTGCCGGAAACTTCGGTAACCACGTATCACCAAATCACGGTGCCCGGTCGTGGCCCGATCCGATGGCAAGGTGAATACCTCCGCGAATGCTTCGCCACCGACGACGGCCCCGCGGAGTTCTATCGACGCAGGAAACATTGGCGAGCATTTGCCGAATCGCTGGTTCGCCCAAAATCTCGCATGACGAACCCCGCCCTCTGCATCACAGACAACTGGAGCTGTGGATACTTTCACTGGATCTGCGATGCACTACCGAGGCTGCTGTTGGCCGAGCAAGTCCGATCGACGGCGGAGCTGACGTTGTTGTTGCCCGCTGCAGCCAAACGCTACGGGTTCATCCGGGACAGTCTCGACGCATTTGATCTGGCCGACGTTCGGCAGCTCAGTCGATTTCAGCGTGTTCACTGCGATGAACTTGTGTTGCCAAGTCATGCAGCAGTCACGGGAACCTTTCGCCCGGACTTGATCGACGCCATGCGAGATCGTTTTTGGAAGCATGTCAGCGCTGGATCAACAGATGGCACTGCAGCCCCATGCACGCGGCGAGTCTTCCTCAGTCGCCGAGACGCGAACCGGCGTCGGGTGGTCAACGAAGCCGAATTGGCATCCGTTTTGACGAATCACCGTTTTGACAGTGTGGCGGCCGATTCATATTCGTGGCGTGAACAAGTCGAGTTGTTTTCATCGACGAGTCATCTGGTGTCGATCCACGGAGCCGGGCTGACCAACATGATCGCGATGCCGCCCGCTGGACGCGTTTTGGAGATTCGCGATCGCGTCGACCTGACCCCCAACTGCTACGTCACACTCGCGACCGCTGCTGGCCAAGATTACTACTACGCGTTTTCCGACAGGGTGAATCCGCAACAATGTGTCCATCACGGTGACGTACGGATCGATCCCGCCGAATTGGATCGCAGCTTGGATCAAATGTTAAACGATCCCGTCTCCGAGTTCTCGTACCGACGCATGCGAACTTCAGCGAACACACCCCGCACCGAAAATCGTCCGACCCCGCTTCACTCTTCGTAA
- a CDS encoding ABC transporter ATP-binding protein, producing MTDDVLLKATELCRSFKGRAVLDHVSLSINGGERIAVTGPSGSGKSLLLRSLAMLEPIDGGTLQWRGATLADKDVPRFRSQVMYVQQRTAQFDETVLDVLRMPYALSIHRHREFSRQHAADWLKRLGRPGDMLSQLHSELSGGESQLIALVRALQLDPVILLLDEATAAIDPDTTALVESLILEWQASQSGRSFLWVSHDARQSERMTQRSISLLAGHSIGH from the coding sequence GTGACCGACGACGTCCTGCTGAAAGCCACCGAGCTGTGTCGCTCTTTCAAGGGCCGCGCGGTGCTTGATCATGTGTCACTCTCGATCAACGGTGGAGAACGGATCGCGGTGACCGGGCCGTCCGGCAGCGGAAAGAGCTTGCTGCTGCGAAGCCTTGCGATGCTGGAACCGATTGACGGAGGCACGCTGCAATGGCGGGGTGCCACCTTGGCGGACAAAGACGTTCCACGTTTTCGCAGCCAAGTGATGTACGTCCAGCAACGTACCGCCCAGTTTGATGAGACGGTCCTGGACGTACTGAGAATGCCATACGCCCTGTCGATCCATCGTCATCGTGAATTTTCTCGCCAGCACGCTGCGGATTGGCTGAAACGCTTGGGCCGACCTGGCGACATGCTATCACAGCTGCACTCGGAATTGTCCGGTGGCGAATCGCAGTTGATTGCGTTGGTTCGCGCGTTGCAGTTGGATCCGGTCATCTTGCTCTTGGACGAAGCCACTGCGGCGATCGATCCGGACACCACTGCGTTGGTGGAGAGCTTGATCTTGGAATGGCAAGCTTCACAGAGCGGGCGATCGTTCCTGTGGGTCTCGCACGATGCCCGGCAGTCAGAGCGGATGACCCAGCGGTCCATTTCACTCTTAGCGGGCCACTCGATAGGCCACTGA
- a CDS encoding methyltransferase domain-containing protein, whose translation MSQATQTDVSTAESAVYQRYASAAQAVEPELCCPVDYRAEYLTAIPEEVIQRDYGCGDPSRFVCEGDDVLDLGSGGGKICFIASQIVGKTGSVTGVDCNQEMLQLARRSADAVAANIGYHNTSFRYGLIQDLALDLDDLTEVIASQPVSDATGYLRLRNLEEQLRTERPMIADESIDCVLSNCVLNLVRQPDRKKMFSEIFRVLRRGGRAAISDIVSDESVPERLQQDSALWSGCITGAFREDEFLAAFEDAGFHGMELVKRESDPWRTVEGIEFRSVTVVAYKGKQGPCLERNQAVVYRGPFKKVEDDDGHVFRRGDRMAVCDKTFGLLQQAPYLEMFAAVEPRERIPLENAVQFDCRRSAKRDPRETKGTDYDATSDAPAGACSDGACC comes from the coding sequence ATGAGTCAAGCAACGCAAACTGATGTTTCGACAGCCGAGTCGGCCGTTTACCAACGTTATGCCTCGGCGGCGCAGGCGGTCGAGCCGGAGCTTTGTTGTCCTGTTGATTACCGCGCCGAATACCTGACGGCGATACCCGAGGAAGTCATTCAGCGAGATTACGGATGTGGAGACCCCTCTCGCTTTGTTTGCGAGGGCGACGATGTACTGGATTTGGGAAGCGGCGGCGGGAAAATCTGTTTCATTGCTTCGCAAATCGTCGGAAAGACAGGGTCCGTGACCGGTGTGGATTGCAATCAGGAAATGCTTCAGCTCGCGCGCCGTTCGGCGGACGCGGTTGCGGCGAATATCGGCTATCACAACACGTCGTTTCGCTACGGTTTGATCCAAGACCTGGCGCTAGATCTTGACGACCTCACTGAGGTGATCGCTTCGCAGCCTGTTTCTGATGCAACAGGATATTTGCGACTCCGTAACTTGGAGGAGCAGCTTCGTACCGAGCGACCGATGATCGCAGATGAGTCAATCGACTGTGTGCTTTCCAATTGTGTTCTGAACCTGGTACGTCAACCTGATCGCAAAAAAATGTTCTCCGAAATCTTTAGGGTGCTTCGGCGTGGCGGACGAGCGGCGATTAGCGACATTGTCAGTGACGAGAGCGTGCCCGAACGGTTGCAACAAGACTCAGCTTTGTGGTCGGGATGCATCACGGGCGCGTTTCGTGAGGATGAGTTCCTGGCGGCCTTTGAAGACGCTGGGTTTCATGGCATGGAGTTGGTCAAGCGAGAAAGCGATCCGTGGCGAACCGTCGAGGGGATTGAGTTTCGAAGCGTTACCGTTGTCGCCTATAAGGGCAAGCAGGGTCCTTGCCTAGAACGTAATCAGGCGGTCGTGTATCGGGGACCATTCAAGAAAGTCGAGGACGATGACGGTCATGTTTTCCGACGTGGAGATCGGATGGCCGTCTGCGACAAGACATTCGGGCTGCTTCAGCAGGCCCCTTATCTCGAAATGTTTGCTGCGGTTGAACCCCGAGAGAGAATTCCGCTCGAGAATGCTGTGCAATTTGACTGCCGCCGCAGTGCGAAGCGAGACCCGCGTGAGACCAAGGGGACGGATTACGACGCAACGTCGGATGCTCCTGCCGGTGCCTGTAGCGATGGAGCATGTTGTTAA
- a CDS encoding DUF3179 domain-containing protein, producing MSLKLRIMMAISISIGVALSLWSTLESQHVDDHSSASSLSRLIIQHGGVGFDLRNAIIPRNEIRAGGPPKDGIPALTSPTFVGANEADFLSPSDRVVGVRSGANVRAYPIRILNFHEIVNDQLDEIPFAVTYCPLCDSAAVFDRRTPLGVREFGVSGLLYNSNVLIYDRGGQPESLWSQVLGEGVSGPAAGKKLKTLPMELVTWGEWKKMHPETKVLSSKTGHIRDYRHNPYAQYFNSPNLMFPVQPLDRTLPAKTPILVVWTDEGKANAHRIAEPDPGMSAARKYTLGGKSYSIAFNKTSQTARVTDADSGVFWMHSFWFAWKAFHPETELIRD from the coding sequence ATGTCACTAAAGTTACGTATCATGATGGCGATATCGATATCGATCGGCGTTGCGCTGTCTCTTTGGTCAACGCTAGAAAGCCAGCATGTCGACGACCATTCATCAGCTTCAAGCCTAAGCCGCCTCATCATTCAGCATGGAGGTGTGGGTTTCGACTTGAGAAACGCAATAATTCCTCGAAACGAAATTCGTGCTGGCGGACCTCCGAAAGATGGCATCCCTGCATTGACGAGTCCCACTTTTGTAGGCGCTAATGAGGCTGATTTCTTGAGCCCCTCAGACCGAGTCGTCGGAGTGCGATCCGGAGCCAATGTCAGAGCCTATCCGATTCGAATCTTGAATTTCCACGAAATTGTCAACGATCAGCTCGATGAGATTCCGTTCGCGGTCACCTATTGCCCACTCTGTGACTCAGCCGCCGTTTTCGACCGGCGAACACCTCTTGGTGTGCGAGAATTTGGCGTCTCGGGCTTGCTCTACAACAGCAACGTTCTGATCTACGACAGAGGGGGACAGCCAGAAAGTTTGTGGTCACAAGTCCTTGGAGAGGGCGTTTCGGGACCCGCCGCAGGCAAAAAGTTAAAGACGTTACCAATGGAATTGGTGACCTGGGGCGAGTGGAAAAAAATGCACCCTGAAACAAAAGTACTTTCCAGCAAGACCGGGCACATCAGGGACTATCGCCACAACCCCTATGCTCAGTATTTCAACTCACCCAATCTGATGTTTCCTGTCCAACCTTTGGACCGCACACTACCCGCCAAGACGCCGATCCTCGTTGTTTGGACCGATGAGGGAAAAGCAAACGCTCATCGAATCGCAGAGCCCGATCCGGGCATGTCAGCGGCCCGAAAATACACTCTTGGAGGAAAATCATACTCGATTGCATTCAATAAAACGTCGCAAACCGCTCGCGTGACCGACGCCGATAGCGGTGTGTTTTGGATGCACTCTTTCTGGTTTGCATGGAAAGCGTTTCATCCTGAAACAGAACTCATACGAGACTGA
- a CDS encoding sterol desaturase family protein, producing MSPSTELTVRLGFFAGVLLLMWLGEMLFPRRRLSLRKGPRCGSNLGLVVVNSLFLRLVVPVTAVVAAGYFQAHGWGLFILISLPVSVEFILALLMFDFGIYLQHRLFHAVPLLWRFHMVHHADPDFDVTTGLRFHSFEIVISAALKLALVGLIGPSPMVVIVFEVLLNASSMFNHSNLGIPKRIDQVLRYVVVTPDMHRVHHSIDSHEANRNFGFNLPWWDRILGTYLDQPSRGHTAMEIGVRGHSNERQIARLLGMVLLPFRAQPDDGQFTRRP from the coding sequence ATGTCGCCATCGACTGAACTCACTGTCCGCCTCGGATTCTTTGCCGGCGTCTTGTTATTGATGTGGCTCGGGGAGATGCTGTTCCCGCGTCGTCGTCTTAGTTTGCGGAAAGGGCCTCGGTGTGGTAGCAACCTCGGTCTTGTCGTCGTCAACAGTCTGTTTTTACGTCTCGTCGTTCCGGTAACTGCGGTCGTGGCGGCGGGATACTTTCAGGCCCACGGTTGGGGCCTCTTTATCCTGATTTCCTTGCCGGTGTCGGTTGAGTTCATTCTTGCATTGTTGATGTTTGATTTTGGCATCTATCTCCAACATCGGCTGTTTCATGCAGTTCCGCTGCTGTGGCGATTCCACATGGTTCATCATGCGGACCCTGATTTCGACGTGACAACGGGGCTGCGTTTTCACTCATTTGAAATCGTGATCTCTGCCGCACTGAAGCTTGCATTGGTTGGCCTGATTGGTCCCAGCCCGATGGTGGTGATTGTGTTTGAAGTCCTGCTCAACGCCTCATCCATGTTCAATCACAGCAATCTCGGTATTCCCAAACGCATCGATCAGGTACTCCGATATGTCGTGGTCACGCCCGATATGCACCGTGTTCACCATTCTATTGATTCACATGAGGCAAATCGCAACTTCGGTTTCAATTTACCATGGTGGGACCGGATCTTGGGCACCTATCTGGATCAACCGAGTCGGGGCCACACTGCGATGGAAATCGGCGTAAGAGGGCACAGCAATGAACGACAGATTGCTCGCCTTTTGGGAATGGTCTTGCTTCCGTTTCGTGCGCAGCCCGATGACGGTCAGTTCACGCGTCGCCCATGA